One Peptostreptococcus equinus genomic window carries:
- a CDS encoding CCA tRNA nucleotidyltransferase yields MEKDLRVFDKEILEKKLKDNIDIKAVSIIDRLHKHGFEAYIVGGCVRDIIMDKKPNDWDITTNALPEDIIVIFEKTVPTGVQHGTVSVLIDSDLFELTTYRIDGKYLDYRRPENVEFSNSLKDDLSRRDFTINALAYNNISGLIDEFNGIEDIKNKIISCVGNPDKRFNEDALRIIRAIRFSAKLGFTIDDTTFKSIEKNAKNIKNISIERINLELEKIIEFDPEKIKLLNRYSMSEFIFSGYIPNDDSINQSKKIHEIALYFMNNIDIKENTQRTIESLGLKQFFKYNADLSKLDQKNFMAMKRALIFKGVEYEKLHEILKKLRYSNKNIEKTEKIFYILNNKETELLLNDNLEKVKYKMILKKILNYMQDVDLVKCALFAKFIEKFENPTFCFQAINDIILRGECFSVSQLSINGRDIIENNIAQGAEIGYILDSILDYVMEHPESNEKKKLLSLSRKIQNNNINWRYDHEL; encoded by the coding sequence AAGCTTATATTGTTGGTGGTTGCGTAAGAGATATAATAATGGATAAAAAACCCAACGACTGGGATATTACTACAAATGCTCTACCAGAAGATATAATAGTTATATTTGAAAAGACTGTTCCAACAGGAGTGCAACATGGTACAGTAAGCGTATTAATCGATAGTGACCTATTTGAACTGACTACATATAGAATAGATGGCAAATATTTGGATTATCGTAGACCAGAAAATGTAGAGTTTAGTAATTCTTTGAAGGATGATTTATCCAGAAGAGATTTTACTATAAATGCACTTGCCTACAATAATATTAGTGGTTTAATTGATGAGTTTAATGGAATTGAAGATATAAAAAATAAAATAATTTCATGCGTTGGAAATCCGGATAAGAGATTTAATGAAGATGCATTGAGGATAATAAGAGCCATAAGATTTTCTGCAAAACTAGGATTTACAATCGATGATACAACATTTAAATCAATAGAGAAAAATGCTAAAAACATTAAAAACATATCTATAGAAAGAATAAATTTAGAATTGGAGAAAATAATTGAGTTTGACCCTGAAAAAATAAAGTTATTAAATAGGTATTCTATGTCAGAATTTATTTTTTCAGGATATATACCTAATGATGATTCTATAAATCAATCAAAGAAAATACACGAGATTGCTTTATATTTTATGAATAATATTGATATAAAAGAAAATACACAGAGAACAATAGAATCTTTGGGGCTTAAACAGTTTTTTAAATATAATGCAGATTTGAGTAAATTGGATCAAAAAAATTTTATGGCTATGAAAAGAGCATTGATATTCAAAGGTGTAGAATATGAAAAACTACATGAAATACTAAAAAAACTTAGATATTCTAACAAAAATATAGAAAAAACTGAAAAAATATTTTATATACTTAATAATAAAGAAACTGAATTATTATTAAATGATAATCTGGAAAAAGTTAAATATAAAATGATATTAAAAAAAATACTCAACTATATGCAAGACGTGGACTTAGTAAAATGTGCACTATTTGCAAAATTTATTGAAAAATTTGAAAATCCAACATTCTGTTTTCAAGCAATTAATGATATAATATTAAGAGGAGAATGTTTTTCTGTTTCTCAACTTAGTATAAATGGAAGAGATATAATCGAGAATAATATCGCTCAGGGGGCAGAAATAGGCTATATATTAGATAGTATTTTGGATTATGTTATGGAACATCCTGAATCAAATGAGAAGAAAAAGCTATTGAGTTTATCCAGAAAAATACAAAACAACAATATAAATTGGAGGTATGACCATGAATTATAA